A region from the Brassica napus cultivar Da-Ae chromosome C8, Da-Ae, whole genome shotgun sequence genome encodes:
- the LOC106393843 gene encoding uncharacterized protein LOC106393843 yields the protein MTSMFSSNRQTTRLTCGFKVNTSSPEWHKSMTKILKKIKGGNFWIDVDEGMAYVTGQGDPNKLLKLMASRKGKDAEMAFVKTGTHHHHDHSHFGNSYQNSYFGQSTPYWPGDMNMSSYHPSSSHSYYPSAPPTMQPYQQQYPYSGGYGYGYY from the exons atgacaaGCATGTTTTCGTCAAATCGTCAGACTACAAGACTG ACTTGTGGGTTCAAAGTGAACACTAGCTCTCCCGAATGGCACAAGAGCATGACGAAAATTCTTAAGAAAATCAAAG GAGGAAACTTTTGGATAGACGTGGACGAAGGAATGGCTTACGTAACGGGTCAAGGCGACCCAAACAAGCTATTGAAATTGATGGCTTCAAGGAAAGGTAAAGACGCTGAAATGGCGTTTGTGAAAACCGGAAcacatcatcatcatgatcatTCCCATTTTGGCAACAGTTATCAAAACTCTTACTTTGGCCAATCAACGCCTTATTGGCCTGGAGATATGAATATGAGCAGCTACCACCCGTCATCGTCTCACAGTTACTACCCTTCGGCACCGCCGACTATGCAACCTTACCAACAACAATATCCTTATTCGGGTGGATATGGTTACGGCTATTATTAG
- the LOC111209012 gene encoding uncharacterized protein LOC111209012, with amino-acid sequence MSKIANLDFSALKSNGDNYLEWALDAKIMLRSKDLGDTITEDNNSSDKDKYRAIYMIRHHLQETLKTQYMTMENPYDLWIALQRRYDHQKTVLLPKAQYDWKHIRFLDYKSVDEYNSVLFRIVSLLRLCGEKVTEEEMLNKTLSTFPQTNMVLQQQYRERNFATYTELIECLLLAEANNELLLKNSEMRPPGTAPLPDISKLAIEPKKESNLVQHNDHPGPNRRRSQGQGRGSFKAHGRRRGRGTKPGFSRGRGRGRSVSFKPQIKADRCHRCGMGNHWAKNCRTPKHLCELYMESLKRNPEANMVRDPGYDDDDDDDLEDVQDHQHESDKVDHMEFETSDILK; translated from the coding sequence atGTCAAAGATTGCGAATCTTGATTTCAGTGCTTTGAAAAGCAATGGTGACAACTACCTGGAATGGGCGCTTGATGCAAAGATCATGCTGCGATCAAAAGATCTTGGTGACACAATCACCGAAGACAACAATTCTAGTGACAAAGACAAGTATAGAGCTATCTACATGATACGCCACCATCTCCAAGAGACCTTGAAAACTCAGTACATGACCATGGAAAATCCATATGACCTTTGGATCGCTTTACAGCGAAGATATgaccaccagaaaacggtgttgcttccaaaggctcaATATGATTGGAAACACATAAGGTTCTTGGACTACAAATCAGTAGACGAGTACAACTCAGTCCTGTTCAGAATTGTGTCCTTGTTAAGGTTATGTGGTGAAAAAGTAACCGAGGAAGAGATGCTTAATAAAACTCTCTCCACGTTTCCTCAAACCAACATGGTATTGCAACAGCAGTACAGAGAGAGGAATTTCGCCACATATACTGAGTTGATAGAATGTCTCTTGTTGGCTGAAGCTAACAACGAACTGTTATTgaaaaacagtgagatgagacctcctGGTACAGCTCCATTACCCGACATCTCTAAGCTGGCTATAGAGCCAAAGAAAGAGAGTAACCTTGTCCAACACAATGACCATCCCGGTCCAAACCGTAGAAGAAGTCAAGGACAAGGTCGTGGTTCTTTTAAAGCACACGGGCGAAGACGTGGTCGCGGTACCAAACCCGGCTTTAGCCGTGGTCGTGGCCGAGGCCGTAGTGTGTCTTTTAAACCACAGATCAAAGCTGATCGATGCCACAGATGTGGTATGGGTAATCATTGGGCAAAGAATTGCCGAACTCCTAAGCATTTGTGTGAGCTTTACATGGAGAGCTTAAAAAGAAACCCGGAAGCTAACATGGTTCGAGACCCGggatatgatgatgatgatgatgatgacttggAAGACGTCCAGGATCACCAGCACGAGTCAGACAAAGTTGATCACATGGAGTTTGAAACTTCAGACATACTGAAATAA
- the LOC106367703 gene encoding chromatin assembly factor 1 subunit A-like produces MGFGAIRSIFRPLSRTLASRVAASCSPPPFPAAKPELCSFFGGSRLPWIPMANHFHSLSLTDTRLPKRRPTTHPKKKRFKLKPPGPYAYVQYTPGEPIASNNPNKGSVKRRNAKKRIGQRRAFILSEKKKRQALVQEAKRKKRIKEVERKMAKVARERAWEERLAELQRLEEEKNKSMSS; encoded by the exons ATGGGTTTCGGCGCGATTAGATCGATTTTCCGACCACTGTCGAGAACCCTAGCTTCTCGTGTCGCCGCTAGCTGCTCGCCTCCGCCGTTTCCTGCTGCGAAACCCGAGTTATGCTCATTCTTCGGTGGATCGAGGCTACCATGGATTCCAATGGCTAACCATTTCCACAGCTTGAGCTTAACTGATACTCGGCTCCCGAAGAGACGACCCACGACTCATCCCAAGAAGAAAAGATTCAAACTTAAACCTCCAG GGCCTTATGCATATGTTCAGTATACTCCTGGCGAGCCAATTGCTTCCAACAACCCCAACAAGGGTAGTGTTAAAAGAAGGAATGCCAAGAAGCGCATCGGCCAGCGCCGCGCCTTCATACTG tctgagaaaaagaaaaggcaAGCGCTGGTGCAAGAGgccaagaggaagaagagaatcaAAGAAGTGGAACGTAAGATGGCCAAAGTCGCAAGGGAGAGAGCTTGGGAAGAAAGGCTGGCTGAGCTTCAGCGACTCgaggaagagaagaacaaaTCAATGTCTTCTTGA
- the LOC106394766 gene encoding thioredoxin H1, which translates to MAGEEGQVIACHTVEAWNEQLQKGNDSKTLVVVDFTASWCGPCRFIAPFFADLAKKLPNVMFLKVDIDELKSVASDWAIESMPTFMFMKEGKIVDKVVGAKKDELQSTIAKHLA; encoded by the exons ATGGCTGGTGAAGAAGGACAAGTGATCGCATGTCACACCGTGGAGGCATGGAATGAACAACTCCAAAAGGGCAATGACTCTAAAACTCTT GTGGTGGTTGATTTCACGGCGTCTTGGTGTGGGCCATGTCGTTTCATAGCTCCATTCTTTGCTGATTTGGCTAAGAAACTCCCTAATGTGATGTTCCTCAAGGTTGATATTGATGAACTAAAG TCAGTGGCGAGTGACTGGGCGATTGAGTCGATGCCAACATTCATGTTCATGAAAGAAGGGAAGATTGTGGACAAAGTTGTTGGAGCCAAGAAAGATGAGCTTCAGTCTACTATTGCCAAGCACTTGGCTTAA